One Aquipuribacter sp. SD81 DNA window includes the following coding sequences:
- a CDS encoding DUF6704 family protein, which translates to MAKGSASRTGKGAGATRASAGGTSRAAAGDARQVDDGRTGAGRPDAGQTDAGHAGAGHADDGHGTSVAAWTATGGIMLGGLLVAIFMIFWSLVGIVVGAVVMVLSALAGPVLARAGYGASGSEREYTGGPRAVR; encoded by the coding sequence ATGGCGAAGGGCTCGGCGTCACGCACGGGCAAGGGCGCGGGTGCCACGCGGGCCTCGGCCGGCGGCACGTCGCGAGCCGCCGCGGGCGACGCCCGTCAGGTGGACGACGGTCGCACGGGCGCGGGGCGCCCGGACGCCGGCCAGACGGACGCGGGTCACGCGGGCGCCGGGCACGCGGACGACGGCCACGGCACCTCCGTCGCGGCGTGGACCGCCACGGGCGGGATCATGCTCGGCGGTCTCCTGGTGGCCATCTTCATGATCTTCTGGTCGCTCGTCGGCATCGTCGTCGGTGCCGTCGTCATGGTGCTGTCGGCGCTCGCGGGTCCCGTGCTCGCCCGCGCCGGCTACGGCGCGTCCGGCAGCGAGCGCGAGTACACCGGCGGGCCGCGCGCGGTCCGCTGA
- the trpC gene encoding indole-3-glycerol phosphate synthase TrpC, whose translation MSVLHSILDGVREDVALREAAVPLDVVKEQARRTPSARNGLAALTAHQGVKVIAEVKRASPSKGDIAPIADPAALAGEYAAGGASVISVLTEGRRFGGSIDDLKRVSAAVEVPVLRKDFVVTPYQVWEARAAGADLVLLLAMALEQQALISLVERVESLGMTPLVEVHDAEEISRAVDAGAKVVGVNARDLRTLEVDRANFARLSPLIPDGIVRIAESGVRGPHDVMDYARAGADAVLVGETLVRGPDPRRAVADLVAAGSHPSLRVTRP comes from the coding sequence GTGAGCGTGCTGCACAGCATCCTCGACGGCGTCAGAGAGGACGTCGCACTGCGAGAGGCCGCAGTGCCCCTGGACGTCGTCAAGGAGCAGGCACGGCGCACTCCGTCGGCCCGCAACGGCCTCGCGGCCCTGACCGCCCACCAGGGCGTCAAGGTCATCGCCGAGGTCAAGCGCGCGAGCCCCAGCAAGGGCGACATCGCGCCGATCGCGGACCCCGCCGCGCTCGCGGGGGAGTACGCGGCCGGCGGCGCCAGCGTCATCAGCGTGCTCACCGAGGGACGGCGCTTCGGCGGGTCCATCGACGACCTCAAGCGCGTGTCGGCCGCCGTCGAGGTCCCGGTCCTGCGGAAGGACTTCGTCGTCACGCCCTACCAGGTGTGGGAGGCGCGGGCCGCGGGCGCCGACCTCGTCCTGCTGCTCGCCATGGCGCTGGAGCAGCAGGCGCTCATCAGCCTCGTCGAGCGCGTCGAGTCCCTCGGCATGACGCCCCTCGTCGAGGTGCACGACGCCGAGGAGATCAGCCGCGCGGTCGACGCCGGCGCCAAGGTCGTCGGCGTCAACGCGCGCGACCTGCGCACCCTCGAGGTGGACCGGGCCAACTTCGCGCGGCTGAGCCCCCTCATCCCCGACGGCATCGTCCGCATCGCCGAGTCCGGCGTCCGCGGGCCCCACGACGTCATGGACTACGCCCGCGCCGGCGCCGACGCGGTCCTCGTGGGCGAGACCCTCGTCCGCGGACCCGACCCCCG
- a CDS encoding CD225/dispanin family protein, with amino-acid sequence MSTPYEPAPAGPPASQPPSSNLVWAILVTIFCCLPFGIVSIVFAAQVNSKWATGDFAGAQEASAKARRWAIIGAVVGLVVQVLYILLLVGGVLALPTDSQV; translated from the coding sequence ATGTCCACGCCGTACGAGCCCGCACCCGCGGGCCCGCCCGCCAGCCAGCCGCCGTCGTCCAACCTCGTGTGGGCGATCCTCGTCACGATCTTCTGCTGCCTCCCCTTCGGCATCGTCAGCATCGTCTTCGCCGCGCAGGTGAACTCGAAGTGGGCGACGGGTGACTTCGCCGGGGCGCAGGAGGCCTCGGCCAAGGCACGTCGCTGGGCGATCATCGGCGCCGTCGTCGGCCTCGTCGTCCAGGTGCTCTACATCCTGCTCCTCGTGGGTGGCGTCCTCGCCCTCCCGACCGACTCGCAGGTCTGA
- a CDS encoding DUF2752 domain-containing protein: MTTLQPAPPSGARGLSRVRRLRARVELFARTPLGPLSVAAAAAGAMGVLQVADPNEAGHYPSCPFLSVTGLLCPGCGSLRMLHALGAGDVVAAFWLNPLGLLLLPTLVAYWVAWLRRTVTGRPRGAPLHAAWVWAFLVVTASYWVARNLPGLELLAPGPPPGG, from the coding sequence GTGACCACGCTGCAGCCCGCGCCGCCCTCCGGGGCGCGTGGGCTGTCGCGCGTCCGGCGCCTGCGGGCGCGGGTCGAGCTCTTCGCCCGCACACCGCTGGGCCCGCTCTCGGTCGCGGCGGCGGCCGCGGGGGCGATGGGCGTGCTGCAGGTCGCCGACCCCAACGAGGCCGGCCACTACCCGTCGTGCCCGTTCCTCTCCGTCACCGGCCTGCTGTGCCCGGGCTGCGGCTCGCTGCGCATGCTGCACGCGCTGGGCGCCGGCGACGTCGTCGCCGCCTTCTGGCTCAACCCCCTCGGGCTGCTTCTCCTGCCGACCCTCGTCGCCTACTGGGTCGCCTGGCTGCGCCGCACGGTCACCGGCCGACCCCGGGGCGCCCCGCTGCACGCGGCGTGGGTGTGGGCCTTCCTCGTCGTCACCGCGTCGTACTGGGTGGCGCGCAACCTGCCCGGCCTCGAGCTGCTCGCGCCCGGGCCGCCCCCGGGCGGCTGA